Proteins encoded together in one Pantoea sp. CCBC3-3-1 window:
- the sapF gene encoding putrescine export ABC transporter ATP-binding protein SapF, giving the protein MDTLLEVRNLTKTYRYRTGLFRRQHVEAVKDVSFMLREKQTLAIIGENGSGKSTLAKMLSGMIAPSSGAILIDDRPLEYGDYGYRSQRIRMIFQDPSTSLNPRQRIGQILDFPLRLNTDLSSEAREKRIIATLRQVGLLRDHAAYYPHMLAPGQKQRVGLARALILQPKVIVADEALASLDMSMRSQLVNLMLELQDKHGISYIYVTQHLGMMKHISDMVMVMHQGEVVERGSTADVLASPLHDLTKRLINSHFGEALTADAWRKDR; this is encoded by the coding sequence ATGGATACCCTGCTGGAGGTGCGCAACCTCACCAAAACCTACCGATACCGCACGGGCCTGTTTCGCCGTCAGCACGTAGAAGCCGTGAAAGATGTCAGTTTTATGCTGCGCGAAAAGCAGACGCTGGCCATTATCGGTGAAAACGGCTCGGGCAAATCGACGCTGGCGAAAATGCTTAGCGGCATGATTGCACCCAGCTCGGGCGCTATTCTGATTGACGATCGTCCGCTGGAATACGGTGATTATGGCTATCGCAGCCAGCGCATCCGTATGATTTTTCAGGATCCGTCGACCTCACTCAACCCGCGCCAGCGTATCGGGCAAATTCTGGATTTTCCGCTGCGGCTTAATACCGATTTATCCTCAGAAGCGCGGGAAAAACGCATTATCGCCACCCTGCGCCAGGTTGGATTGCTGCGCGACCATGCCGCCTATTATCCCCATATGCTGGCACCTGGCCAAAAGCAGCGCGTCGGGTTGGCCAGAGCGCTTATCCTGCAACCTAAAGTGATTGTGGCCGATGAAGCGCTGGCGTCGCTGGATATGTCGATGCGCTCCCAGCTGGTCAACCTGATGTTAGAGTTGCAGGATAAGCACGGCATCTCCTACATCTACGTCACACAGCATCTGGGCATGATGAAACATATCAGCGACATGGTGATGGTTATGCACCAGGGCGAAGTCGTTGAGCGCGGCAGTACTGCCGATGTGCTTGCTTCCCCGTTACATGACCTGACCAAAAGGCTGATCAACAGCCATTTTGGCGAGGCGCTGACCGCCGACGCCTGGCGCAAAGATCGTTAA
- a CDS encoding oxidoreductase — translation MEQRRFEGNSHWYHETQSTLTTQAAPLVPEAADIEDRFLLGLAALCKDELQQNLQEAQPALLASRDIYQLLFPRQLVTSMTHTLTLYDRLSTALTVAQVTGIQRLCNHYAARLNPLSGPDSSRESNRRLTQITEYARQLASQPTLIDKAALLRLDEVGLTLPDIITFSQIIGFVSYQARVAAGINALLALPVRWIPGVTVPDDADSHRFEQQASWQPALAPVELRYASPRQLEALTWCQPQQALSTSAWLLAHDAEVLYGWSTLFNTLESTVDSPEGALAAAVAARINGSPACFNRYVTPTLREALKEGVDVAIAAAEPVQQAVIHAAAQLTRSPERFNAAHLQPLKEAGLSPHAVFSVIMSTALSSWNNRLMQSLGAS, via the coding sequence ATGGAACAGCGCCGATTTGAAGGCAACAGCCACTGGTATCATGAAACGCAATCTACACTGACCACGCAAGCCGCCCCTCTGGTTCCCGAGGCGGCGGATATTGAAGACCGCTTTTTACTTGGTCTGGCCGCGTTGTGTAAAGATGAACTGCAGCAGAATTTGCAAGAGGCGCAGCCTGCGCTGCTGGCATCGAGAGATATTTATCAGCTGCTTTTTCCCCGGCAGCTGGTCACCAGCATGACGCATACGCTGACGCTGTACGATCGGCTCAGCACGGCGCTTACCGTGGCGCAGGTGACAGGCATCCAGCGTCTTTGTAATCATTATGCCGCCCGGCTGAATCCGCTCTCCGGGCCTGACTCTTCCCGCGAAAGCAATCGCCGTTTAACGCAGATTACGGAATACGCCCGTCAGCTGGCAAGCCAGCCAACGCTTATCGATAAAGCGGCATTACTGCGGCTGGATGAAGTCGGCCTGACGTTACCGGACATCATTACGTTTAGTCAGATTATTGGCTTTGTCAGCTACCAGGCGCGCGTGGCGGCGGGGATCAACGCGCTGCTCGCGCTGCCGGTACGCTGGATCCCGGGCGTTACCGTGCCTGATGATGCGGATTCACACCGTTTTGAGCAGCAGGCCAGCTGGCAGCCCGCTTTGGCCCCGGTGGAATTGCGCTATGCCTCGCCGCGCCAGCTGGAAGCCCTGACCTGGTGCCAGCCCCAGCAGGCATTAAGTACAAGTGCCTGGCTGCTGGCACACGATGCGGAGGTTTTGTATGGCTGGAGTACGCTTTTCAACACGCTTGAGAGTACCGTTGATTCCCCGGAAGGTGCGTTAGCGGCGGCTGTTGCTGCTCGCATCAACGGCAGCCCCGCCTGCTTCAACCGCTATGTCACCCCAACGCTGCGGGAAGCGCTGAAAGAAGGTGTGGACGTGGCAATTGCCGCAGCAGAACCAGTACAGCAGGCGGTGATCCACGCCGCTGCACAACTTACCCGCTCGCCGGAGCGCTTTAACGCCGCGCATCTTCAGCCGCTAAAAGAAGCGGGACTGTCGCCGCATGCCGTCTTCAGTGTCATTATGAGCACCGCGCTTTCCAGCTGGAATAACCGCCTGATGCAGTCTCTGGGAGCAAGCTGA
- a CDS encoding LysR family transcriptional regulator codes for MDIKQLIYLCNLERERHFGRAAEASFVSQPTLSMRLKNLERELGLSLINRSNNFDGFTPEGDRVLTWAREIVSVYQGLKLEVESLKHGVSGTLRIGVVPQCSISLPPILKGISERYPQLNYRVSVLSADQLLDALNSHTVDVGIGFFELVTLRELHFQAEPLQDSGVEVVYHPAHFPQLKGEEPLELTALKAIPFCLAEQTRYFRRYLDTHFREADIQLRVILETTSVFQLIQGVQVGLGCLISPRGHLLPAMTPELCSRPLAIAPMTRQAAVVIAEPGRATPLSQHFFDEVRRWLSER; via the coding sequence ATGGATATCAAACAATTAATTTATCTGTGTAATCTTGAGCGTGAGCGTCATTTTGGGCGGGCGGCAGAGGCGAGCTTTGTCAGCCAGCCGACGCTCTCTATGCGGCTGAAAAATCTTGAACGCGAGCTGGGTTTGTCGCTGATCAATCGCAGTAACAACTTTGACGGCTTTACGCCCGAAGGCGATCGGGTGTTAACCTGGGCTCGTGAAATTGTTTCTGTCTATCAGGGGCTTAAACTTGAAGTGGAATCGCTCAAGCACGGCGTCAGCGGCACCTTAAGAATTGGGGTCGTGCCGCAGTGCAGTATCTCTCTGCCGCCGATCCTGAAAGGAATTAGCGAGCGCTATCCGCAACTTAACTATCGCGTTTCGGTACTGAGCGCCGATCAGTTACTGGATGCGCTCAACAGCCATACCGTCGATGTCGGCATTGGTTTTTTTGAACTGGTAACGCTGCGGGAACTGCATTTTCAGGCGGAGCCGTTGCAGGACAGCGGAGTGGAAGTGGTTTACCATCCCGCACATTTTCCGCAGCTGAAAGGGGAAGAGCCGCTTGAACTGACAGCGCTGAAAGCGATCCCTTTTTGCCTGGCGGAGCAAACGCGCTATTTCCGGCGTTATCTGGACACGCATTTTCGCGAGGCCGATATTCAGCTGCGCGTCATTCTCGAAACCACCTCGGTGTTTCAGCTTATCCAGGGTGTCCAGGTGGGGCTGGGCTGTCTGATTTCGCCTCGTGGACATTTGCTGCCGGCTATGACGCCTGAACTCTGTTCAAGGCCGCTGGCGATAGCGCCGATGACCCGCCAGGCTGCGGTAGTGATCGCCGAGCCGGGCAGGGCAACGCCGCTTTCACAGCACTTCTTTGATGAAGTACGCCGCTGGTTAAGCGAGCGTTAA
- a CDS encoding DUF6404 family protein, which translates to MKNALFFEAKKSRAFAMMKAKGMWHSTYAPPCHRILWNLGFKVAPATLAPFWTNFLCFTAVYTPFWGLVMWFVFWDAQSVDFTTALVTTLLSGLLFSTAMSVFQLWRQKANQLPDWERV; encoded by the coding sequence ATGAAAAACGCCCTGTTTTTTGAAGCAAAAAAAAGTCGTGCTTTCGCCATGATGAAGGCAAAAGGTATGTGGCACAGTACTTATGCTCCACCGTGTCACCGTATTCTATGGAACCTCGGATTCAAGGTCGCCCCGGCGACGCTTGCGCCTTTCTGGACTAACTTTCTCTGTTTTACCGCCGTCTATACGCCTTTCTGGGGTCTGGTGATGTGGTTCGTGTTCTGGGATGCACAATCCGTTGATTTCACGACTGCGTTAGTCACCACCCTGTTGAGTGGCTTGCTTTTCAGTACCGCAATGTCAGTTTTTCAACTGTGGCGCCAAAAAGCTAACCAGCTGCCAGACTGGGAAAGGGTATAA
- a CDS encoding helix-turn-helix domain-containing protein has protein sequence MNITLNRVEQNIYRGGTISFIHHKGETPCPFYLKFMRSLKNAAKGSGVNLTLLLCFGKKVKHIRKIRHLSQEVLSQDAHLDRSYISHIECGKCNPSLLIINQIAGALDVTMNELVSDIDN, from the coding sequence ATGAACATAACGCTGAATAGAGTTGAACAAAATATATACAGAGGTGGTACAATTAGTTTCATACATCATAAAGGCGAAACACCATGTCCGTTTTATTTGAAATTCATGCGTAGCTTAAAAAACGCCGCAAAAGGGTCGGGAGTCAACCTTACCCTGCTGCTCTGCTTTGGTAAAAAAGTAAAGCACATCAGAAAAATCAGGCATCTTAGTCAGGAAGTGCTTAGCCAGGATGCGCATCTTGACAGAAGTTACATCAGTCATATCGAATGCGGTAAATGCAACCCGTCACTGCTGATAATAAATCAGATTGCCGGTGCACTGGATGTAACTATGAATGAGCTGGTCAGCGATATTGATAACTAA
- a CDS encoding LysR family transcriptional regulator, translating to MTDHPAARLSRSDLADLNAFRVVERQRSFTRAAVELGITTSALSHAIRNLETRLGVRLLNRTSRTVAPTEAGSNLALRLDVGFREIGDALDDINRMRDRPVGRLRLNVLSDGARLILARHLPKFLNKYPQVTVEISVDDRRVDIVAEGFDAGIRFGGTVPEELVAIRLGEDLRWIAVASPRYLSHRSAPVIPEELREHACIQLRTGQGLIDKWAFCKGKEHRVIDVPGQACVSETTLAIELALAGHGIAYCLEDRVAHHLRAGTLRVVLADWAHVAPAMYLYYPGHRQLPPGLKELIALLREEIATEKRLPEAAL from the coding sequence ATGACCGACCACCCCGCCGCCCGCCTTTCCCGTAGCGATCTTGCTGACCTGAATGCTTTCAGAGTCGTTGAACGACAGCGCAGTTTCACCCGCGCCGCCGTTGAGCTGGGGATCACCACTTCCGCGCTCAGCCACGCTATCCGCAATCTTGAAACGCGGCTGGGCGTACGGCTTCTCAACCGCACCAGCCGCACGGTCGCCCCGACGGAAGCGGGGTCAAACCTTGCTCTGCGGCTGGATGTTGGTTTTCGGGAAATCGGTGACGCGCTTGACGATATCAACCGGATGCGTGACCGCCCGGTGGGTCGGTTGCGGTTAAACGTACTGAGCGATGGCGCCAGGCTTATCCTCGCGCGCCATCTGCCTAAATTTCTCAACAAGTATCCACAGGTGACGGTTGAAATCAGCGTGGACGATCGCAGGGTGGATATCGTCGCAGAGGGTTTTGACGCGGGGATCCGTTTTGGCGGAACGGTGCCGGAAGAGTTGGTGGCCATCAGGCTGGGTGAGGATCTCCGCTGGATTGCCGTTGCTTCGCCCCGCTACCTGTCTCACCGCTCCGCGCCGGTTATCCCGGAAGAGCTGCGCGAGCATGCCTGCATTCAGCTGAGAACCGGTCAGGGACTTATCGACAAATGGGCATTTTGCAAAGGCAAAGAGCATCGCGTTATTGATGTGCCCGGCCAGGCGTGCGTCAGTGAAACCACGCTGGCGATTGAACTGGCGCTGGCAGGTCACGGAATTGCTTACTGTCTTGAAGATCGGGTTGCCCATCATCTGCGGGCCGGTACGCTACGCGTGGTGCTGGCCGACTGGGCGCACGTAGCGCCAGCCATGTATCTCTACTACCCCGGCCACCGGCAATTACCTCCGGGA